Below is a window of Candidatus Dependentiae bacterium DNA.
CACTCGCGCTACCACGTTTGATGGTGGCGATTATGGAAACGTACCAACAAGCTGATGGTTCTATCGCAATTCCAGAAATTCTTAAAAATTATGGTGTTTGGTAACAATGGAAAAAAGGTTGAGTCCAGAAACTGCACAAAAAATTCGGCAGTTAGAGATTAAAACCCGACGCCTTCTACAAGGTTATTATATTGGCGAGCACCGAGCGGCGCAAAAAGGATACGGCCTTGAGTTTGAGCAACTCAGCGACTATCAATTTGGGCACGATGTACGTTTTATTGATTGGAAAAGCTCTGCGCGCATGAATAAACTTTTGGTGCGAGAATATAAAGATGAGCGAAATCGTTCTATTATTATCGCATTCGATATTTCAGCATCTACTTTTTTTGGTGCACAGCGATCTAAGAACGACGTGATGATCGATACGGCTACTATTCTAATAATGGCAGGCTTTTATAGCAAAGATATGGTTGGCTTGGTACTTTTTAGCGATCATGTTGAAAAATATATTCCGCCCGCACGTTCACGCCAGCATATTGAACTTTTATTACGCACATTATGCGAGATTAAACCGACTGAGAAAAAAACTTCAGTCAGTAGTGCCCTTGATTATATTGCACGGTTAAAGCGACGCGATGCGATCGTTTTTGTTGTTTCAGATATGATCGATGAAGAGCAAAGCCACAACCGT
It encodes the following:
- a CDS encoding DUF58 domain-containing protein, with the translated sequence MEKRLSPETAQKIRQLEIKTRRLLQGYYIGEHRAAQKGYGLEFEQLSDYQFGHDVRFIDWKSSARMNKLLVREYKDERNRSIIIAFDISASTFFGAQRSKNDVMIDTATILIMAGFYSKDMVGLVLFSDHVEKYIPPARSRQHIELLLRTLCEIKPTEKKTSVSSALDYIARLKRRDAIVFVVSDMIDEEQSHNRENARFDKALKMICAHNDCIVLRMRDQLEKELPTAGFVTAIDSETKQEVLLNLSNSGAKKCNRLLHAFNEQQSKLLKASGADTVDIENPEKIVEQLVRFFQARASR